A region of Lichenibacterium dinghuense DNA encodes the following proteins:
- a CDS encoding cupin domain-containing protein, with translation MSQAADKPKMPYWHVYTDSDGVSRQDKFELTEFELKGVNPEVAPQWNDKMDPSKAGVTFTVLPVGWVGDWHENPKPQWIAILTGRWFVETMDGHRVEMGPGELMMGEDQNTRERTGRKGHLSGTVGDEPCSMIVTGLDVTPTVNQPGRFK, from the coding sequence ATGAGCCAGGCTGCCGACAAGCCCAAGATGCCCTACTGGCACGTGTATACGGACTCTGACGGTGTGAGCCGCCAGGACAAGTTCGAGCTGACTGAGTTCGAGCTGAAGGGCGTCAACCCCGAGGTGGCGCCGCAGTGGAACGACAAGATGGATCCGTCGAAGGCCGGCGTGACCTTCACGGTGCTGCCCGTGGGCTGGGTGGGCGACTGGCACGAGAACCCGAAGCCCCAGTGGATTGCCATACTGACCGGCCGCTGGTTCGTGGAGACCATGGACGGCCATCGCGTCGAGATGGGCCCGGGCGAACTGATGATGGGCGAGGACCAGAACACGAGGGAGAGGACCGGCCGCAAGGGTCATCTGTCCGGCACCGTCGGCGACGAGCCCTGTTCCATGATCGTCACCGGCCTCGACGTCACGCCGACGGTGAACCAGCCGGGCCGCTTCAAATGA
- a CDS encoding thiamine pyrophosphate-requiring protein: MSQTVGDFLIERLHSWGVRKIFGYPGDGINGVFGALQRAEGKIEFIQVRHEEMAGFMASAYAKFTGELGVCIATSGPGASHLLTGLYDARMDHMPVLAIVGQQARTSVGAHYQQELDLNSMFKDVAGAFVQTAMAPAQMRHLVDRAVRTAVSEHVVTALIIPNDLQDEPYEEPKRAHGFTFSGIGYARPKVVPYERDLQEAAAILNAGKKVAMLIGAGCVDAVDEVIAVAEKLGAGCAKALLGKFVLPDDLPWNTGTIGLLGTEASSNMMAECDTLLMVGSGFPWAEFLPKEGQARGVQIDIKGDMLSIRYPMECNLQGDAAETLKLLLPLLQEKQDRSWQEKIVGWSKRSWAVAAAQAKKTAHPVNPQRVTFELSPRLPERCIVTSDSGSCANWYARDIKVRRGMMGSLSGSLASMGAAVPYAIGAKFAHPDRPVVALVGDGAMQMNNMAELITVAKYHHLWPNKTWIVCVWNNEDLNQVTWEQRVMEGNPKFVASQAIPSVPYHKFGELIGFKGLYVDDPENLAEAWDEALRSTVPVVLEVKTDPEVPPLPPHITFEQATNFMSTLAKGDQREKNVILGAARQVIGSLLPGHGDK; this comes from the coding sequence ATGAGCCAGACCGTCGGCGACTTCCTGATCGAGCGCCTGCACAGCTGGGGCGTGCGCAAGATCTTCGGCTACCCGGGCGACGGCATCAACGGCGTGTTCGGCGCGCTGCAGCGGGCCGAGGGCAAGATCGAGTTCATCCAGGTGCGCCACGAGGAGATGGCCGGCTTCATGGCCTCGGCCTACGCCAAGTTCACGGGCGAACTCGGCGTGTGCATCGCCACCTCCGGCCCCGGCGCCTCGCACCTCCTCACGGGCCTCTACGACGCCCGCATGGACCACATGCCGGTGCTGGCCATCGTGGGCCAGCAGGCCCGCACCTCGGTCGGCGCGCATTACCAGCAGGAGCTCGACCTCAACTCCATGTTCAAGGACGTGGCGGGCGCCTTCGTGCAGACCGCCATGGCGCCCGCGCAGATGCGCCACCTCGTCGACCGCGCGGTGCGCACCGCCGTGTCCGAGCACGTCGTCACCGCCCTCATCATCCCCAACGACCTCCAGGACGAGCCCTACGAGGAGCCCAAGCGCGCCCACGGCTTCACCTTCTCCGGCATCGGCTACGCCCGGCCGAAGGTCGTGCCCTACGAGCGCGACCTGCAGGAGGCGGCCGCGATCCTCAACGCGGGCAAGAAGGTCGCCATGCTGATCGGGGCCGGCTGCGTCGACGCGGTCGACGAGGTCATCGCGGTGGCCGAGAAGCTCGGCGCCGGCTGCGCCAAGGCCCTGCTCGGCAAGTTCGTGCTGCCCGACGACCTGCCCTGGAACACCGGCACCATCGGCCTGCTCGGCACGGAAGCGTCGTCGAACATGATGGCCGAGTGCGACACGCTGCTGATGGTCGGCTCGGGCTTCCCCTGGGCGGAGTTCCTGCCCAAGGAGGGCCAGGCCCGCGGCGTGCAGATCGACATCAAGGGCGACATGCTCTCCATCCGCTACCCGATGGAGTGCAACCTCCAGGGCGACGCCGCCGAGACGCTGAAGCTGCTGCTGCCGCTGCTGCAGGAGAAGCAGGACCGCTCCTGGCAGGAGAAGATCGTCGGCTGGAGCAAGCGCTCGTGGGCCGTTGCGGCGGCGCAGGCCAAGAAGACAGCGCACCCCGTCAACCCGCAGCGCGTCACCTTTGAGCTGTCGCCGCGCCTGCCCGAGCGCTGCATCGTTACCTCGGATTCGGGCTCCTGCGCCAACTGGTACGCGCGCGACATCAAGGTCCGCCGCGGCATGATGGGCTCGCTGTCGGGCTCGCTGGCCTCCATGGGTGCGGCCGTGCCCTACGCCATCGGGGCGAAGTTCGCCCATCCGGACCGGCCCGTCGTGGCGCTGGTGGGCGACGGCGCCATGCAGATGAACAACATGGCCGAGCTGATCACGGTGGCGAAGTACCACCACCTGTGGCCCAACAAGACCTGGATCGTCTGCGTGTGGAACAACGAGGACCTGAACCAAGTCACGTGGGAGCAGCGCGTGATGGAGGGCAACCCGAAGTTCGTCGCCTCGCAAGCGATCCCGAGCGTTCCCTACCACAAGTTCGGCGAGTTGATCGGCTTCAAGGGCCTCTACGTCGACGACCCGGAGAACCTCGCCGAAGCCTGGGACGAGGCGCTGCGCTCGACGGTGCCCGTGGTGCTGGAGGTGAAGACCGATCCCGAGGTGCCGCCGCTGCCCCCGCACATCACCTTCGAGCAGGCGACGAACTTCATGTCGACGCTGGCCAAGGGCGACCAGCGCGAGAAGAACGTGATCCTCGGCGCCGCCCGCCAGGTGATCGGCTCGCTGCTGCCGGGCCACGGCGACAAGTGA
- a CDS encoding glycoside hydrolase family 15 protein, with amino-acid sequence MTAEDQADLHFVPYPPIERLAVIGDRRTAAMVAADGPVCWACLPRFDATPVFGAILDLKKGGYWRLGPEDRDFGEQGYVDGTAVLTTRWTTPEAVLELIECMLWPEDEREPGLAARRVIVRRLRCVSGERRVVHRIEPWEDFRTTAAILEEGGALRVSMRGFDLGLWSSHNPEVGPDGTEAHLVTALGSGEEIWTVLDSAEEARHWSIDTARVALDATVAWWKAWSGKLRCGGSRADEVRRAAMVVHLCTYAPTGALVAAPTTSLPERVPGTYNYDYRYCWIRDGSLTVSLLAQLGDTRPVSRFLDFVAARLRPDTDDKSKMPLQVLYRIDGGAKTPKDERSDISGYRDCQPVQMGNAVYQMHEIDGFGFLADCIHRFVEAGGTLEDRHWEVMRRLADFIAENWAEKDAGTWELMPSQDFTATKVMNWVALDRAIAVAERTGRQAPARWAQSRERVREDVLEHGWSEKAGAFRQRYDSDALDGTALLIPLMGFLPPGDPKVRATVERIDKVLRLNGLVHRFVPEKTPGRPDQPMGDREGAFLMCTMWLAEAWQMLGEPEKAKRALERAEACRGTNRLFSEAGDARNSPGLLGNMPLLFTEAAYARAALAVG; translated from the coding sequence ATGACCGCCGAAGACCAGGCCGACCTGCACTTCGTGCCTTACCCGCCGATCGAGCGCCTGGCCGTCATCGGCGACCGCCGGACCGCCGCCATGGTGGCGGCCGACGGCCCGGTCTGTTGGGCCTGCCTGCCGCGCTTCGACGCCACGCCGGTGTTCGGTGCCATCCTAGATTTGAAAAAAGGCGGCTACTGGCGCCTCGGTCCCGAGGACCGCGACTTCGGCGAGCAGGGCTACGTGGACGGCACCGCCGTGCTGACCACGCGCTGGACCACCCCCGAAGCCGTGCTCGAACTAATTGAATGCATGCTGTGGCCCGAGGACGAACGCGAGCCCGGCCTCGCCGCCCGGCGCGTGATCGTTCGCCGCCTGCGGTGCGTGTCCGGCGAACGGCGCGTCGTCCACCGCATCGAGCCGTGGGAAGACTTCCGCACGACCGCCGCGATCTTGGAGGAGGGTGGCGCGCTACGCGTCTCGATGCGGGGCTTCGACCTCGGGCTATGGTCGTCGCACAACCCCGAGGTCGGCCCTGACGGGACGGAAGCACACCTCGTGACCGCCCTGGGGTCCGGCGAGGAGATCTGGACGGTGCTCGACAGTGCCGAAGAGGCGCGACACTGGAGCATCGACACGGCCCGGGTCGCGCTCGACGCGACCGTCGCTTGGTGGAAGGCCTGGTCGGGCAAGCTCAGGTGCGGAGGCTCGCGGGCCGACGAGGTCCGGCGCGCCGCCATGGTGGTGCACCTGTGCACCTACGCGCCGACCGGAGCGCTCGTGGCGGCCCCGACGACGTCGCTGCCCGAGCGCGTGCCCGGCACCTACAACTACGACTACCGCTACTGCTGGATCCGCGACGGGTCGCTCACGGTCAGCCTGCTGGCGCAACTCGGCGACACCCGGCCCGTGTCGCGGTTCCTCGACTTCGTGGCGGCTCGCCTCCGGCCCGATACGGACGACAAGTCGAAGATGCCGCTCCAGGTGCTGTACCGCATCGACGGGGGCGCCAAGACGCCGAAAGACGAGCGGTCCGACATCTCGGGCTACCGCGACTGCCAGCCGGTGCAGATGGGCAACGCCGTCTACCAAATGCACGAGATCGACGGCTTCGGCTTCCTCGCCGACTGCATCCACCGCTTCGTCGAGGCCGGAGGCACGTTGGAGGACCGGCACTGGGAGGTGATGCGGCGCCTGGCCGACTTCATCGCCGAGAACTGGGCCGAGAAGGATGCGGGCACCTGGGAGCTGATGCCCTCGCAGGACTTCACCGCCACAAAGGTGATGAACTGGGTGGCGCTCGACCGGGCGATCGCGGTGGCGGAACGGACCGGCCGCCAAGCCCCGGCGCGGTGGGCCCAGTCGCGCGAACGCGTCCGCGAGGACGTGCTGGAGCACGGCTGGAGCGAGAAGGCCGGCGCCTTCCGCCAGCGCTACGACAGCGACGCCCTCGACGGCACCGCCCTGCTGATCCCGCTGATGGGCTTCCTGCCGCCCGGCGACCCGAAGGTGCGGGCCACGGTGGAGCGCATCGACAAGGTGCTCAGGCTCAACGGCCTCGTGCACCGCTTTGTCCCGGAGAAGACGCCGGGCCGGCCCGACCAGCCGATGGGCGATCGCGAGGGCGCGTTCCTGATGTGCACCATGTGGCTCGCCGAGGCGTGGCAGATGTTGGGCGAGCCCGAGAAGGCGAAGCGGGCGCTGGAGCGCGCCGAGGCCTGCCGCGGCACGAACCGCCTGTTCTCCGAAGCCGGCGACGCACGAAACTCGCCGGGTCTGCTCGGCAACATGCCCCTGCTCTTCACCGAGGCGGCCTACGCGCGGGCCGCCCTGGCCGTCGGGTGA
- a CDS encoding Crp/Fnr family transcriptional regulator, with the protein MEARSDVLRQGEVPSVAHVLLHGHTCRYRLLSDGRRQITAVLLPGDMCDLEAVMRGRADYGVGALTTCILGEIPAERVADPTTLDPEMSRALWRRLLRDEAISREWLVRIGRRTALERVAHLLCELRVRVDAIGLAVAEEFDMQFTQVEFADILGMSTGHIDRVLQQLCRTGLIALSRGVITVLDMPTMEMVAGFDPSYLRAA; encoded by the coding sequence GTGGAGGCGCGGTCGGACGTCTTGCGCCAGGGTGAGGTGCCGTCGGTCGCGCATGTCCTGCTGCATGGCCACACCTGCCGCTACCGGCTCCTGAGCGACGGACGTCGGCAGATCACCGCCGTGCTCTTGCCGGGCGACATGTGCGACCTGGAAGCCGTGATGCGGGGCCGGGCCGACTACGGCGTCGGCGCTCTGACCACCTGCATCCTCGGCGAGATCCCGGCGGAGCGGGTCGCCGACCCGACGACCCTCGACCCCGAGATGAGCCGTGCGCTCTGGCGGCGTCTGCTGAGGGACGAGGCGATCTCCAGAGAGTGGCTGGTCCGCATAGGCCGCCGCACCGCCCTGGAGCGCGTCGCGCACCTCCTGTGCGAGCTGCGGGTCCGTGTGGACGCGATCGGCCTCGCGGTGGCCGAGGAGTTCGACATGCAGTTCACGCAAGTCGAGTTCGCCGACATCCTCGGCATGTCGACGGGTCACATCGACAGAGTTCTGCAGCAACTGTGCAGGACCGGATTGATAGCCCTCTCGCGCGGGGTCATCACCGTCCTCGACATGCCCACCATGGAGATGGTGGCGGGCTTCGACCCCAGCTACCTGCGGGCGGCCTGA
- a CDS encoding YkoP family protein produces the protein MKPYSRDARCLLRCAVIPSPCAFTLSDGAALRPGDLVIDLHLWNEHIPPMPASGPDLAWGRLVAAWMRHSLVLLAGALDVDPGLRDARAIRARTNFVGWGERSESLTRLIARFGFEDVDEPPSLHERVHDAFENILIGALTWTHNPEALRRDRLIRQRRPVWMSVEALRRLHGG, from the coding sequence GTGAAACCCTACAGCCGCGACGCGCGCTGTCTCCTGCGCTGCGCCGTCATTCCCTCTCCTTGCGCCTTCACGCTGTCGGACGGCGCCGCGCTCCGGCCCGGCGACCTCGTGATCGACCTCCATCTCTGGAACGAGCACATCCCGCCGATGCCCGCGTCCGGGCCGGATCTCGCCTGGGGACGCCTCGTCGCGGCTTGGATGCGGCATTCCCTCGTCCTGCTCGCGGGAGCGCTCGACGTGGATCCCGGCCTGCGCGACGCCCGGGCGATCCGTGCCAGGACCAATTTCGTGGGCTGGGGGGAACGGAGCGAGAGCCTGACGCGCCTGATCGCGCGCTTCGGCTTCGAGGACGTCGATGAGCCGCCCTCCCTGCACGAGCGCGTCCACGACGCGTTCGAGAACATCCTGATCGGGGCACTCACCTGGACCCACAATCCCGAGGCGCTGCGGCGCGACCGGCTGATCCGCCAGCGACGTCCCGTGTGGATGTCGGTGGAGGCGCTCCGGCGCCTGCACGGAGGCTGA
- a CDS encoding gluconate 2-dehydrogenase subunit 3 family protein, which produces MTERSFPGYDVLDKRDTPSWNDATRSAIDARLAVPREPRFFTSDEFATLKAVCDRILPQPADRADPVPLAATVDAKIFEGKGDGYRFADLPPQGEAWRIGLAALDHEAKARHNARFRDLSRADRDGILREMQHGRLEGDHWRGMPLKLFFTKRIVHDVTDAYYGHPTAWNEIGFGGPAAPRGYVRMDKNRRDPWEAAEGKPGQEERALRENQHVV; this is translated from the coding sequence ATGACTGAGCGGTCCTTCCCCGGCTATGACGTCCTCGACAAACGCGATACGCCGTCCTGGAACGACGCCACCCGCAGCGCCATCGACGCGCGCCTGGCGGTGCCGCGCGAGCCGCGCTTCTTCACCTCGGACGAGTTCGCGACGCTCAAAGCCGTCTGCGACCGCATCCTGCCGCAGCCCGCGGACCGCGCCGACCCCGTGCCGCTCGCCGCCACCGTCGACGCCAAGATCTTCGAGGGCAAGGGCGACGGCTACCGCTTCGCGGACCTGCCGCCGCAGGGCGAGGCGTGGCGCATCGGCTTGGCGGCGCTCGACCACGAGGCGAAGGCCCGCCACAACGCGCGCTTCCGCGACCTCAGCCGCGCCGATCGGGACGGCATCCTGCGCGAGATGCAGCACGGGCGTCTCGAGGGCGACCACTGGCGCGGCATGCCGCTGAAGCTGTTCTTCACCAAGCGGATCGTCCACGACGTGACGGACGCCTACTACGGCCACCCGACCGCCTGGAACGAGATCGGCTTCGGCGGCCCCGCCGCGCCGCGCGGCTACGTGCGCATGGACAAGAACCGCCGCGACCCCTGGGAAGCCGCGGAAGGCAAGCCCGGCCAGGAGGAGCGCGCGCTCCGGGAGAACCAGCATGTCGTCTGA
- a CDS encoding GMC family oxidoreductase produces MSSDPFERPRAASGRAPDVFKMGGWIPMQQHRDSDEVDFAIVGTGAGGGTLAARLAEKGYSVVAFDAGPYFRPLEDFASDETEQEKLYWNDPRVVEGADPIVMGGKNSGKTVGGSMVHFAMVSLRFRPEWFKSRSTLGYGADWPIGWEEMWRYYDQVEKDLSISGPVDYPWGPPRPRYPYRPHPMNAAAEVLARGCEAMGMAWTPTPLATVSAPRGEAHPCAYRGFCRFGCSTNAKQSTLNTYIPRAIRAGAEIRDLAMVGRIETDARDRATGVHYHREGQWRFQRARNVVAAGYAVESPRLLLNSATDRHRDGLANSSGLVGKYLMTQPNQAVYGKSKDEIRWNKGPPSLAITEHWNYDDAKDFHGGYCWMGQGPLPIEWAKTVTASRGIWGDELRLAMQDYNYQVGVKMVGECLPSENNTVTLADQKDRYGLPVAKVTFGWGENDKALIKHALGQMEMSMEAAGVTDLFRQEEDANHLGGTVKMGDDRRTSVVDADCRSWDVPNLFVCDGSVFPTVGGVNPSLTIQAIALRTADRIEALAAHGDI; encoded by the coding sequence ATGTCGTCTGACCCCTTCGAGCGCCCCCGCGCCGCGAGCGGCCGCGCCCCGGACGTCTTCAAGATGGGCGGCTGGATCCCGATGCAGCAGCATCGGGACAGTGACGAGGTCGATTTCGCCATCGTCGGCACGGGCGCGGGCGGCGGCACGCTGGCGGCGCGACTCGCCGAGAAGGGCTACTCCGTCGTGGCCTTCGACGCCGGCCCCTACTTCCGCCCGCTGGAGGACTTCGCCTCCGACGAGACCGAGCAGGAGAAGCTCTACTGGAACGACCCGCGCGTGGTGGAGGGGGCCGACCCCATCGTCATGGGCGGCAAGAACTCCGGCAAGACGGTCGGCGGCTCCATGGTGCACTTCGCCATGGTGTCGCTGCGCTTCCGGCCCGAGTGGTTCAAGTCGCGCAGCACGCTCGGCTACGGCGCCGACTGGCCGATCGGCTGGGAGGAGATGTGGCGCTACTACGACCAGGTCGAGAAGGATCTCTCGATCTCGGGGCCGGTCGACTACCCCTGGGGCCCGCCGCGCCCGCGCTACCCCTACCGCCCACACCCGATGAACGCCGCCGCCGAGGTGCTGGCGCGCGGCTGCGAGGCCATGGGCATGGCCTGGACGCCGACGCCGCTCGCCACCGTGTCGGCGCCGCGCGGCGAGGCGCATCCCTGCGCCTACCGCGGCTTCTGCCGCTTCGGCTGCTCCACCAACGCCAAGCAGAGCACGCTGAACACCTACATCCCGCGCGCCATCCGCGCCGGGGCGGAGATCCGCGACCTCGCCATGGTGGGTCGCATCGAGACGGACGCGCGCGACCGCGCCACCGGCGTGCACTACCACCGCGAGGGGCAGTGGCGCTTCCAGCGCGCCCGCAACGTGGTCGCCGCCGGCTACGCGGTGGAGTCGCCGCGGCTGCTGCTGAATTCCGCGACCGACCGGCACCGCGACGGCCTCGCCAACTCGTCGGGCCTCGTCGGCAAGTACCTGATGACCCAGCCCAACCAGGCGGTCTACGGCAAGTCGAAGGACGAGATCCGCTGGAACAAGGGGCCGCCGTCGCTCGCCATCACCGAGCACTGGAACTACGACGACGCCAAGGACTTCCACGGCGGCTACTGCTGGATGGGGCAGGGGCCGCTGCCGATCGAGTGGGCCAAGACCGTCACGGCCTCGCGCGGGATCTGGGGCGATGAGCTGCGCCTCGCCATGCAGGACTACAATTACCAGGTCGGCGTGAAGATGGTGGGCGAATGCCTGCCGAGCGAGAACAACACCGTGACCCTGGCCGACCAGAAGGACCGCTACGGCCTGCCCGTCGCCAAGGTCACGTTCGGCTGGGGCGAGAACGACAAGGCGCTCATCAAGCACGCGCTGGGCCAGATGGAGATGAGCATGGAGGCGGCGGGCGTCACCGACCTGTTCCGGCAGGAGGAGGACGCCAACCACCTCGGCGGCACCGTGAAGATGGGCGACGACCGCCGCACGTCGGTGGTGGACGCGGACTGCCGCTCCTGGGACGTGCCGAACCTGTTCGTCTGCGACGGCTCGGTGTTCCCGACGGTGGGCGGCGTCAACCCGTCGCTGACCATCCAGGCCATCGCGCTGCGCACGGCGGACCGCATCGAGGCCCTCGCGGCGCACGGCGATATCTGA
- a CDS encoding Crp/Fnr family transcriptional regulator, giving the protein MALFQSSIVHNRLLSVLSRSDFALLEPKLERVPMILHTVLIQPHQPIPHVYFPESGISSMVADTAEGRIEVGLVGHEGLVGFPVIQGADRTPHAAVVQGAGEALRISTQDLRAAIQTSPSILLPLLLFTHTLIVQMGQTTYMNLTFNIEARLARWILMTQDRTGDNEVLLTHEFLAAMLGVRRPSVTSATHALEGMGSIRNKRGRIEVRNRAKLVELAGDAYQVAEDEHERVIGSLVTKTP; this is encoded by the coding sequence GTGGCCCTTTTTCAGTCGTCGATCGTTCACAATCGCCTGCTCTCGGTCCTTTCCCGGAGCGATTTCGCCTTGCTCGAACCGAAGCTCGAACGCGTCCCGATGATCTTGCACACGGTGCTGATTCAGCCCCATCAGCCGATCCCGCATGTCTATTTCCCGGAGAGCGGCATCAGTTCCATGGTTGCCGACACGGCAGAAGGCAGGATCGAGGTCGGGTTGGTCGGGCATGAGGGGCTGGTCGGCTTCCCGGTCATCCAGGGCGCCGACAGGACCCCGCATGCAGCTGTCGTACAGGGCGCCGGTGAGGCCTTGCGGATCAGCACGCAGGACCTCCGCGCGGCGATCCAGACCTCCCCGTCCATCCTTCTCCCGCTTCTCCTCTTCACGCATACGCTGATCGTCCAGATGGGCCAGACCACCTACATGAACCTCACGTTCAACATCGAGGCGCGGCTCGCCCGTTGGATCCTGATGACCCAGGACCGCACCGGCGACAACGAGGTGCTGCTTACGCACGAGTTCCTGGCTGCCATGCTGGGCGTGAGGCGTCCCAGTGTCACGAGCGCCACGCATGCACTGGAGGGGATGGGCTCGATCCGGAACAAACGCGGCCGTATCGAGGTCCGCAACCGCGCGAAACTGGTCGAATTGGCCGGAGATGCCTACCAGGTCGCCGAGGACGAGCACGAGCGAGTGATAGGGTCCCTCGTGACCAAAACACCCTAA
- a CDS encoding enolase C-terminal domain-like protein, with translation MSDAPPIGVVKTSAFTVPTDRPEADGTFAWDKTTLVLCEVEAGGETGLGFSYTGTAAAELIGGPLKKAIEGLSAFDPPRAWTAMQRAVRNLGRPGLCATAISAVDLALWDLKAKLHGLPLCRLLGQARDAVPIYGSGGFTTYTDAELEAQLGGWVERDGCRWMKMKVGTDPSRDPHRVAVAKRAIGGATLFVDANGALSVKEALRFADVFAEYDVAWFEEPVTSDDLDGLRLVRERAPAGMDVAAGEYGYTLDDARRMLVAGAVDCLQADATRTGGVTGFLRVAALAEAHHIDLSGHCAPSMHRHSALAAPNLRHLEWFHDHVRIEHMLFDGAPAPEHGAIRPDLSRPGHGLALRRADAEPYRVA, from the coding sequence GTGAGCGACGCCCCGCCCATCGGTGTCGTCAAGACCTCGGCCTTCACGGTGCCGACCGACCGGCCGGAGGCCGACGGCACCTTCGCGTGGGACAAGACCACCCTCGTCCTCTGCGAGGTCGAGGCTGGCGGCGAGACCGGCCTCGGCTTCTCCTACACGGGGACGGCCGCGGCCGAGCTGATCGGCGGCCCCTTGAAGAAGGCGATCGAGGGCCTGTCGGCCTTCGACCCGCCGCGGGCCTGGACCGCGATGCAGCGGGCGGTGCGCAACCTCGGCCGGCCGGGCCTCTGCGCGACCGCGATCTCGGCCGTGGACCTCGCGCTCTGGGACCTCAAGGCCAAGCTGCATGGGCTGCCGCTCTGCCGGCTGCTCGGCCAGGCGCGCGACGCGGTTCCGATCTATGGCTCGGGCGGCTTCACGACCTACACGGACGCCGAGCTTGAAGCGCAACTCGGCGGCTGGGTCGAGCGCGACGGCTGCCGCTGGATGAAGATGAAGGTCGGCACCGATCCGTCGCGCGACCCGCACCGCGTCGCCGTCGCAAAGCGGGCCATCGGCGGCGCGACGCTGTTCGTCGACGCCAACGGCGCGCTGTCCGTGAAGGAGGCGCTGCGCTTCGCGGACGTCTTCGCGGAATACGACGTCGCTTGGTTCGAGGAACCGGTGACGTCGGACGACCTCGACGGGCTGCGGCTCGTGCGCGAGCGCGCCCCCGCCGGCATGGACGTCGCGGCCGGCGAATACGGATACACGCTCGACGACGCGCGCCGCATGCTCGTCGCGGGCGCGGTCGACTGCCTGCAGGCGGATGCCACGCGCACCGGGGGCGTCACGGGTTTCCTACGCGTGGCGGCGCTCGCCGAGGCGCACCACATCGACCTGTCTGGCCATTGCGCGCCCTCCATGCATCGCCATTCCGCGCTGGCGGCGCCGAACCTGCGCCACCTGGAATGGTTCCACGACCACGTCCGCATCGAGCACATGCTGTTCGACGGCGCGCCCGCGCCCGAGCACGGCGCCATTCGGCCCGACCTGTCTCGCCCCGGCCACGGGCTCGCGCTGCGGCGAGCTGACGCCGAACCCTATCGCGTCGCTTGA